The genomic stretch TATCTATTATTTTTAGCTTGTTAGTTTCTCCTTTAATTATTTTATTTTTTAAAAAAAATGACCAAGTTTATTCAAAAGATTTTGATGGTTCATATATGTTTTATGATGAACTTAAAAAAATTGGTTCTCTAGAAAAGTTTAATAATAAGTTTTTAGCTTCACAAAATGAAGACAAACATAATCCAGGTTGAATAATTAAAATAGAAAAAGCTAAAAAAAATAAAATAAATTACTATGTTGTTAGTGGTATGCATACAGTTATTTTAGGTGATACTAGAAGCGGAAAAACACAAAAATTTATCATACCTTCAATCAAATATAATATTAATTTAAAAAATCCTAATTCAAGACCAAATATTATGGTGATTGATCCAAAAGGGGAATTAGTAACTAGTTTAAAAGATGAATTAGAGTCCAATGGTTATAAAGTTATTTTATTTAATTTTAAAAATCTAGTTAAATCTGACAAAATTAACTTATTAGCTCCAATATGAGATAAATTCCATAACAAAGATGGAACAGAGATTGAAAATAAATCTGCTGCTAGTGAGTTGTTAGATTCACTGATCCAGTCAATGCATGATTGAGGTAAAGAAGAAAATAGCTTTTGAGTACAAACAGCAAAAGATATTTTATTTGCTATAGCGTGGTTTTTTTTATTTTATTCAAAGGAAGATAAAAATTTTAAAAAAGAGCATTTTATTTTTTCTAATTTTAATCAATTTTTAAATGAAAAAGCTTTAAAAGAAGGTCCTTGGGTTAAAATAGCTCAAAATTCAAAAAGTAAGTGAATGAAATATTTTTATACAAATTTATTTTTGCCATTAATTGATATTGTACCTGAAACATTATCTGGTGCTATAGCAAACTTAAATACTTTAATGAAGAAATTTATAAAACCAGATTTCTTATTATTTTCTTCCAAACATGAAGTAGATTTTAATAATTTAATTAAAAATTCAGAATTAAATTATCCTAATAGCCAACCTTTTGCTGTTTTTATTACTTTTCCACTTTATCAATCGCGTCCAGAACCTTTTATTTCTGCAATTATTAATAATTGCTACTCTTCACTATTAACAATTGCAGAATCAAAACACAACA from Mesomycoplasma conjunctivae encodes the following:
- a CDS encoding type IV secretory system conjugative DNA transfer family protein, with the translated sequence MISIIFSLLVSPLIILFFKKNDQVYSKDFDGSYMFYDELKKIGSLEKFNNKFLASQNEDKHNPGWIIKIEKAKKNKINYYVVSGMHTVILGDTRSGKTQKFIIPSIKYNINLKNPNSRPNIMVIDPKGELVTSLKDELESNGYKVILFNFKNLVKSDKINLLAPIWDKFHNKDGTEIENKSAASELLDSLIQSMHDWGKEENSFWVQTAKDILFAIAWFFLFYSKEDKNFKKEHFIFSNFNQFLNEKALKEGPWVKIAQNSKSKWMKYFYTNLFLPLIDIVPETLSGAIANLNTLMKKFIKPDFLLFSSKHEVDFNNLIKNSELNYPNSQPFAVFITFPLYQSRPEPFISAIINNCYSSLLTIAESKHNRKLDRSFLFFGDEFGNLPTIKEMSNKLSTAAGYNIYFSLILQNIEQLEKYKQEQRTILSNSSLKIFLRSNDLKSLEIFSKFAGKKETIKTTYSNVDSKKTNTEAIQKENIIEPWDLSQMLMEETWVLLSGEKPIHIKSDFAYQIWDDPKIALEDLYKEREDLNEWENKVFYLEESEIYLNILKKEAAEKKKIEQKKQINQTKNIADKFIEAGKQINKKTNFNNNLLIKKKINKNNLEIQSEIEKISKDIKDGYEALQNPNISKQANFLINRDIILLEKELAKLIHKQINDSDPEVNDVA